The Porites lutea chromosome 7, jaPorLute2.1, whole genome shotgun sequence genome includes the window ACCGTTACTGACCCTTTGCACAACCCGGTTTCTTTTGCAATGTAGCTGATATTATAACTGCCATCTTTGTTATCCTGAATCTGTGCTTCAGTGGTGCAATTTTGGCCCTGATCATTTCTGAGATCCACTGCCACGTTATCAAACTCTTCGTAGCATTGTTCATTCTCAGAATTTCGTGTTGTTAAAATAAACCTTGCTTCCAGTCCAATAGTTACGTCAGCAATTCCTTTTCCTTCCGCACTTGAATTACTCGATTTCGTTTTGCTGATGATTTGTGTCAGTGAACCAACTCCTTCACTGTTAGTTTTATCTATCAACGCCTTGTTTCTAACGAAGAAAAAGTGGCCAAGGTCTCTCAAGTCACTGTTGACTTGCTCAGCCTCGTCACTGACCGCCGCCAGCTCCTGGTCTGGGGCTACTTTAACCTGCACAATCTCGGCATTGGTGCCTCGTTGTAGGAACGTCTTAGTTTCTGCAATCGATGTCTCAATCTTCtctaattcatttttttgttctgaTTGTTGCTCTTCCAAACTCTCGATTGACTCTTTAGCTTTGTCTTCCACTTCTTTAAAAAGTTTCCGCTTCTTCTCTTCGATGAGTTTGATCATGTTGTCAACAAAACACTGCGCACTTCTTTTCACGCCGGCGACTTGTGCTTGAATTTTCATACACTCGTTTTGAAGCCTAGTGATCTTATTTCTCTTCTGAAGCGCTTTCTCTTTCTTAGACTCCATCGTAGACTCCATCCATAACTTTCGTTCACTGGCAGCATCTTGTAGAAGCACCTTGGCGTGACCTTCGTGTAGTGTTACAACACAAGTGTTGCAGATGGCGACTTCACAGCTCTTGCAAAAGAACTTAAGCTCTTCGTTTTCATGGTGCTTCTTTTCACAAAACGTCGGCCGCTTTAACACGTCCTCGATGTCTTGATCTTGAAATTCCTTAATCGCTAGCACTCTGTGGTCTTTGTTAGCGCGGATGATGTTATGAGCCCCAATGCAGTCTTCGCACCAGAAGATGCAACATTtgaaacagtaaaaactgtgGGCGCTGGTATTGTCACAGTTTCCACACTTCACACCGGTGCTGTTGCAGTTTTGAATGGCCATGACATCCAATAAGCTGTTCATTCGAAAGTTAGTCGGTAACTCTTTTGGATCCCCACTGCCAGGAATTTGAACCTTTGTGCGACATTCTGGGCATGTAATCTGCCCATGAGTGCCACTCGTTTGCTGAAGCTGATTCAGACATTGGAGACAAAATGTATGAAAGCATGGCAATATCTTTGGATCAGTGAACGCGTTCAAACACACAGAACAGGACACTTCGTCGTGTAGATTGTGGAGCAAGGTTTGTATATCCATATTTCAAAACTCGGAATTAAAAGAGACAAGGATATGACTGAAAAAGCGACAAGAGCCCGGAAGTTTAGGAACCTCGTTccagggacgggtaggagagaaccctgggaacgaggttggaagATACAGGAGATCTCGCGTGAAGATATAGACGACATTAACTccaataaaccaatcacaaagcttTACTTGACATTATTTGACGATGTCTAACTTCTGAGaataaatttcaattttccAGGAATCGGTAACAAACCCTTTGACCTCGGAAAGACCCACGGAAAGACTCTGTCTTGATGTTTCAAATAACTTGCGGTTGCTAAATGCAGTAGTCTGAGTACACAGAAGTATGCGGGCAAATAATCGGGTTGTTTAGTTTACATACCATCCCAAGAACATCGCCGTCTGTAATATCTTACTGCGAAATTATACCATTCTATGGGATGATGACAGCACTAAGGTCACATTTGACAAACCGCCGCTTAAAGCCTTCCGTCGCGCTAAAAACCTAAAAGATCTTCTCGTTCATAGCTCCTTACCGCAGGTGATAGGCACTTGCCCTTGTAATACATGTAGACGTGACGGCCGGACCTGTCCCTTCATTAACTCCTCTGACCGCATTACCCCTACACAAGGGCAGATCAAAATCTCAGGGTTTTTTACGTGCATCACCAGCCAGCCGGTCTATTGTATTTCGTGCCGCAAATGCCCTGGGGTCGTTTACATGGGAGAGACGGGCCGTAGACTTAGCAACTGTTTTCGGGAGCACCGGTTGGACGTCATTAAGAAGAAAGTGGCTGTGCCGGTGCCTGCCCATTTTGCGTGAAAGGAACACCAGCTGGAGGACATGCAAGTAGCCGTGATTAGAGCTGGTCTACCCGAACAAGACAAAAGAAGACGCGAGGAGATGTgctttacagtcaactctctctaagacgtacacctttgggaccggcattAAGTGCcggtcttagagaggtgtccgtcttatagagagtcaaataaagggagtaaagaaaggcagggaccaactgtAGGAGTCCGTTTTACagaagtgtccgtcttatagaggtgtccgttaagagagagtcgaatGTATTCATAATTTTGGCGCCCACGCGCCGGGTGGACTCAATCAAGATTTCTCTTTCACGTGACTTGCGCGCGTACACACTCGCTTTTTTACGCGCAAATTTTCCGCTTTTACGAACTCACATACTTTCGCTGATGAAGGCAGCATTGTCGAAACATCggagttttatttgcaattatCAGCGTTTAACTTACCACCTTCCCACTTTTTGTTTAGTTTACATGTCAATTTTAATGTTGGTGAAAGGCTTTAAAGCTGattagggctttccacaagtttcTTGAGAATTCTCAAAAAGCTTCCcgtaatttttcaaaaagttgctccaaaaaagccaaaagttgctttttgtgACAAAAGATGGTCAAAAGTTGctccaaaaaacaaaaactttttgttaCCCTCTTCCTTTATTTgatctgaagaaaaaatatgcaaattgtaaaacaaaaaaaagaatatcTGAGCATTTTTGTTCAAATCTTATAGACGCGCTGACGACGCCATCAAGTGCGGGCAAATTTGGGGCAGAAATTCGTCTGAACATCGAATTTATCATAGACGATCTATTCGTCTCGTCTGTCAGCACAACTTATCCAGCAGACTTAGTGACTTCCTATATTTTGAAATGGGAAACGTCGGATTTTTTGGagagtttaaaaatttcaaaatggcagccATCAGCTGTTATGTGCCCTTTTTTTCTGGTGCACGGGTTTTGCTTTGGCAACTCGCGATAGCCCTCGTGTATTATATAGTATGGAGAGTGAATTTGAGAAAATCATCACTAACTTCGCGTgagcattaaggacaacaaTAACTAACTGCAAGTAAGTTTCATTGCCTTTTATCTAACCTGCGTTCAGATGTTagggaagaaggaccgcctgatcgcaggttacttTTTATTTGGTATTTcctaccccatacaaacactttaATTTTACTAGAttcgtactgtggtactatcacagagtcTGCGTTACCTTCTGGGGTATATTGCCGAACGCCGAACTCAAATCTTTACAACTGACGCCCAAGGGGATGGACTAAGTTTTAAACGGGGACACCAGGGGTCACTGAGGTTCTGCTAGCGCACAGCTCTGAATACACAAGTAAAATGTATAGCCAGGTActaattttaaattgttttatttcatttcttaacaAATGTTGGAAAATAATAGTTTTCTGTCACTGATGGATTAACCAAACCTTCTTCGCAATAAACAaaactattttctctttttcgaTTATTTTATGTGAAGTATTAAGCATACACCTGTAAGAGAAAGTGACTCGAGTATTTCAAAAGCTTACAGATTAAGAGCcaataaattataaaaacaaaatccataGAGCATATCAAGGTTTACTATGGtgatcacaaaaaaaaaaggcctgTTTTGTCGTCTGGGACAATTTGATTTTCCTGTCTCGCAAGGAAATTTTCATGCTAACTTTCCTAGAGACACAGGGTGGAAGAAGGTacgttttacagcttgccatttggccGAGCTGCAGTCGAGAGGGAGCAGGTACTAAGcccaaattcattttaattagCCCCCCCCACAAAATTTTTGATGAgaaggggtcaatttaataaaacttttataaGTGCAATTTACAAGTGTCGCTCTTGTTTTAGGTTCTGAAAACAACAGCTACACTtctaaattacacttgtaaaagttttatcaaAGTGACCCCAGAATTTATTtaagttcttctgtaatttgaattttctccAAAACTTCAGTTGCCTGTCAGGCATTCACAAGCCCAATAGCAACATCCACTAGTCCCGTGCTAtgggacactactttctttgcttGCTGGGGACATGCAAGTCATCCTTTACATCCTTTAATCAAAAACAGACATGCATTCAACCCAAGGTAAGCAAAATACAAGAAAGACTAGTACAAAGGACAAGTtagaattcaagttttt containing:
- the LOC140942732 gene encoding E3 ubiquitin-protein ligase TRIM71-like; amino-acid sequence: MDIQTLLHNLHDEVSCSVCLNAFTDPKILPCFHTFCLQCLNQLQQTSGTHGQITCPECRTKVQIPGSGDPKELPTNFRMNSLLDVMAIQNCNSTGVKCGNCDNTSAHSFYCFKCCIFWCEDCIGAHNIIRANKDHRVLAIKEFQDQDIEDVLKRPTFCEKKHHENEELKFFCKSCEVAICNTCVVTLHEGHAKVLLQDAASERKLWMESTMESKKEKALQKRNKITRLQNECMKIQAQVAGVKRSAQCFVDNMIKLIEEKKRKLFKEVEDKAKESIESLEEQQSEQKNELEKIETSIAETKTFLQRGTNAEIVQVKVAPDQELAAVSDEAEQVNSDLRDLGHFFFVRNKALIDKTNSEGVGSLTQIISKTKSSNSSAEGKGIADVTIGLEARFILTTRNSENEQCYEEFDNVAVDLRNDQGQNCTTEAQIQDNKDGSYNISYIAKETGLCKGSVTVNGEHVRGSPFALEVKSRLYKPVLSFSDSIYGTFNRPWGVAANERNEIAITDKKNSRVQIFSCDGTFLRSFGRRGSGEGEFKSPTGISFLNNGNIVVADGSKHQLQLFTGQGEYLTKIGNQRNLDHQDHQLDDPWGVSVDSDGHIIVADLKEIKIFTACGQFLRKFGKDFLIDPCHCIQKDQHLILSDQGDHSIKVFDTEGTFLYKFGSEGEGDGEFSKPRCLAIDKAGHLMVCDYANNRVQVLGLNGRFITSIGQHRGRELGEFDGPMSVAVLTDGRIAVSDLLNHRIQIME